A genome region from Hydrogenoanaerobacterium saccharovorans includes the following:
- a CDS encoding cell wall hydrolase, translated as MPFDSREMLARLIKCEAGGEGDAGMRAVATVIMNRATVPYGEFFRVSNGGDVRRIMEQIGQFNCMTDTLGGKYNAQNIWNMSVDQIHYDIADWALGGGRLSAIDNSLFFYNPYSVVCIDYFPKGGVGVIHNRVNQHCFYIPTSKYAQT; from the coding sequence ATGCCTTTCGATAGCAGGGAGATGTTGGCAAGGCTGATTAAATGTGAAGCAGGCGGAGAAGGCGACGCAGGAATGCGTGCTGTGGCTACCGTAATTATGAACCGAGCCACCGTGCCCTACGGTGAATTTTTTCGTGTCAGCAACGGGGGAGATGTGCGCCGAATTATGGAGCAAATTGGGCAGTTTAACTGTATGACCGATACGTTGGGTGGCAAATACAATGCACAGAACATATGGAATATGTCGGTAGACCAAATACATTATGACATTGCAGATTGGGCTTTAGGTGGAGGCAGGCTGTCTGCCATTGATAATTCGCTGTTTTTCTATAACCCTTACAGTGTGGTGTGTATCGATTATTTTCCAAAAGGCGGTGTAGGGGTAATCCATAACCGCGTTAATCAGCATTGTTTCTATATTCCTACATCAAAATATGCACAAACATAA
- a CDS encoding biotin transporter BioY: MTTKISIKKLTLCALFAALTAVMSQLLIPIGPIPINLAMLSVFVAGGLLGSSAAALSQTVYVLMGAVGLPVFAMLTGGIGIVLGPTGGYIIGYIAAAWLIGLIVTKTSRTFFNLVLAMITGLVLCYTLGTAWFMVVTKNALIESLMMCVVPFLIGDALKIAAAAFLVKRLQRFV; encoded by the coding sequence ATGACAACAAAAATCTCTATAAAAAAACTAACTCTTTGCGCATTGTTTGCGGCACTCACAGCTGTAATGTCTCAGCTTTTAATACCAATCGGCCCTATACCTATTAACCTCGCCATGCTTTCTGTTTTTGTTGCAGGGGGATTATTGGGCAGCAGTGCAGCTGCACTCAGCCAAACAGTATATGTGCTGATGGGTGCAGTAGGTTTACCTGTTTTTGCTATGTTAACCGGAGGAATAGGAATTGTCTTAGGCCCTACCGGCGGGTATATTATCGGGTACATTGCGGCTGCATGGCTGATTGGCTTGATTGTTACAAAAACGAGCAGAACATTTTTCAACTTAGTGCTTGCCATGATTACAGGTTTGGTGCTGTGTTATACATTAGGTACTGCTTGGTTTATGGTTGTAACAAAAAATGCATTGATAGAATCGCTGATGATGTGCGTTGTCCCCTTTTTAATTGGTGACGCGCTAAAAATTGCAGCGGCAGCGTTTTTGGTTAAGCGCCTGCAGCGCTTTGTTTAG
- a CDS encoding DUF1284 domain-containing protein, with protein MIQDLKHPIILRPHHGLCLQHFEGSGYSKEFVENMTLVLKHLSEHPSQTVQLQCTTDILCSRCPHNLHSRCKSGQKVASYDAACLALCGLREGDILSWKQFRQLIQLHILQKQKLSGVCINCEWLAICGKKT; from the coding sequence ATGATACAAGATTTAAAGCACCCCATCATTTTACGCCCGCACCACGGGTTATGCCTGCAACACTTTGAAGGCAGTGGCTATAGCAAAGAATTTGTAGAAAATATGACATTGGTGCTCAAGCATCTCTCCGAACATCCCAGCCAAACGGTGCAGTTGCAATGTACAACCGATATTCTTTGCAGCCGTTGCCCGCACAATCTGCACAGCAGATGTAAATCAGGGCAAAAAGTGGCTAGTTACGATGCTGCCTGCCTTGCCCTATGCGGTTTGCGGGAAGGTGATATACTGAGTTGGAAACAGTTTAGACAATTGATTCAACTACATATTTTACAGAAACAAAAACTCTCAGGAGTGTGCATAAACTGCGAATGGCTTGCCATTTGTGGTAAGAAGACATAA
- a CDS encoding DUF1294 domain-containing protein, whose amino-acid sequence MNYFLEYLAIINVVGFVMFGYDKFLAKARQRRIPESTLMTVAAMGGSVGCYASMMLFRHKTRHFKFKIGIPFIIILQATLYVLYKIYL is encoded by the coding sequence ATGAATTATTTTTTGGAATATCTCGCGATTATTAACGTGGTTGGCTTTGTAATGTTCGGTTACGACAAATTTTTGGCTAAAGCTCGGCAGCGTCGTATCCCTGAAAGTACGCTGATGACAGTGGCAGCTATGGGCGGTTCGGTGGGCTGCTATGCTTCTATGATGCTGTTTCGTCATAAAACGCGTCATTTCAAATTTAAAATAGGCATACCGTTTATTATAATACTGCAAGCCACGCTGTACGTTCTTTATAAAATCTATCTGTAA